One genomic window of Xanthobacter dioxanivorans includes the following:
- a CDS encoding patatin-like phospholipase family protein, which translates to MDRSPLLVDLALQGGGSHGAFTWGVLDRLLEESWLQIDGISGTSAGAMNAAVLADGYAAGGSEGARAALDRYWRAVADAARFSPFQRGPLDRMMGRWTLDNSPLFVGMDLMSRLFSPYDLNPGNINPLKKILDENIDFERLKGSPIRLFITATNVRTGRGRVFRNAEISADVLLASACLPTMFQAIEIDGEAYWDGGYSGNPTMTPLVRELSSDDTILIPINPVERPGTPRSAAEIMNRLNEVSFNSVLLKELRMIALLRKVADPGNSEGAEWAKMRIHMVPNRLMANLGYSSKLNAEWDFLSMLKAEGRKAGDEFLERFGDRLGIESTVDLDVLLEGV; encoded by the coding sequence CCTCTCCTCGTGGACCTCGCCTTGCAGGGCGGGGGCTCCCATGGCGCCTTCACCTGGGGCGTGCTCGACCGGCTGCTCGAGGAAAGCTGGCTCCAGATCGACGGCATCTCCGGCACCTCCGCCGGCGCCATGAACGCCGCCGTGCTCGCCGACGGCTACGCGGCCGGCGGATCGGAGGGGGCACGCGCGGCGCTCGACCGCTACTGGCGCGCGGTGGCCGACGCCGCCCGCTTCAGCCCGTTCCAGCGCGGCCCGCTCGACCGCATGATGGGCCGCTGGACGCTGGACAACTCGCCCCTCTTCGTGGGCATGGACCTCATGTCCCGCCTGTTCTCCCCGTACGACCTCAATCCCGGCAACATCAATCCGCTGAAGAAGATCCTCGACGAGAACATCGACTTCGAGCGGCTGAAGGGCTCGCCCATCCGCCTCTTCATCACCGCCACCAACGTGCGCACCGGGCGCGGGCGGGTGTTCCGCAACGCCGAGATCTCGGCCGACGTGCTGCTCGCCTCCGCCTGCCTGCCCACCATGTTCCAGGCCATCGAGATCGACGGCGAGGCCTATTGGGACGGCGGCTATTCCGGCAACCCCACCATGACGCCGCTGGTGCGGGAGCTGAGCTCCGACGACACCATCCTCATCCCCATCAATCCGGTGGAGCGGCCGGGCACGCCGCGCTCGGCGGCCGAGATCATGAACCGCCTCAACGAGGTGTCGTTCAACTCGGTGCTGCTCAAGGAGCTGCGCATGATCGCGCTGCTGCGCAAGGTGGCGGACCCCGGCAATTCCGAGGGCGCCGAATGGGCGAAGATGCGCATCCACATGGTGCCCAACCGGCTGATGGCGAACCTCGGCTATTCCTCCAAGCTCAATGCCGAATGGGACTTCCTGAGCATGCTCAAGGCGGAGGGCCGCAAGGCGGGCGACGAATTCCTCGAACGTTTCGGCGACCGGCTCGGGATCGAGTCGACGGTGGACCTCGACGTGCTGCTGGAAGGAGTGTGA
- a CDS encoding GntP family permease, protein MGLIGILVGLSILIYLAFRGSSILILAPIAGLIAAAFSGEPLLASWTQTFMRNAADFVAQFFPLFLLGALFGKLMEDSGSVTSIANFMTVKLGAQRAILAVVLAGAIVTYGGVSLFVAFFVLAPMGVALFRSAGVPRRLTPAAIALGTSTFTMSAMPGTPSIQNAIPMPFFGTTPFAAPGLGIIASLIMLAFGMWWLKRRETAARALGEGFGAFTAPADESAEEAADDPIVRERATTAGPFDPAEIHRSEAAQKNPPILLAALPIVVVIVVNLLMSFAILPRMDTSFLAKPEWGGIGLSAVGGVWSVIVALAAAIVTVIAINFRSVPELRATMTAGANASVLPILSVASLVGFGAIVAALPAFADVRNWVLGIGGGPLVSLAVATNILAALTGSASGGLTIALDALGPTYMKIAHEIGMDPALMHRVAVIGSGTLDSLPHNGAVVTLLSVCGVTHKEGYLDIVMAAVVGALIALAAVIVLGSLVGSF, encoded by the coding sequence ATGGGTCTGATCGGCATCCTCGTCGGCCTCTCCATCCTCATCTACCTCGCCTTCCGCGGCTCCTCGATCCTGATCCTGGCGCCGATCGCGGGCCTCATCGCCGCCGCCTTCTCCGGCGAGCCGCTGCTGGCGAGCTGGACCCAGACCTTCATGCGCAACGCGGCGGACTTCGTCGCGCAGTTCTTCCCCCTGTTCCTGCTCGGCGCGCTGTTCGGCAAGCTGATGGAGGATTCCGGCTCGGTCACCTCCATCGCCAATTTCATGACGGTGAAGCTCGGCGCCCAGCGGGCCATCCTCGCCGTGGTGCTGGCGGGCGCCATCGTCACCTATGGCGGCGTGAGCCTGTTCGTCGCCTTCTTCGTGCTCGCGCCCATGGGCGTCGCCCTGTTCCGCTCGGCCGGGGTGCCGCGTCGGCTGACGCCGGCGGCCATCGCGCTCGGTACCTCCACCTTCACCATGTCGGCCATGCCCGGCACGCCGTCCATCCAGAACGCCATTCCCATGCCGTTCTTCGGCACCACGCCGTTCGCGGCGCCGGGGCTGGGCATCATTGCCTCGTTGATCATGCTGGCCTTCGGCATGTGGTGGCTGAAGCGGCGGGAGACGGCGGCGCGGGCGCTGGGCGAGGGCTTCGGCGCCTTCACCGCGCCGGCCGACGAATCGGCGGAGGAGGCGGCGGACGATCCCATCGTGCGCGAGCGGGCCACCACCGCCGGCCCGTTCGACCCGGCGGAGATCCACCGCAGCGAGGCGGCGCAAAAGAACCCGCCCATCCTGCTTGCGGCCCTGCCCATCGTCGTGGTGATCGTTGTCAACCTGCTCATGTCCTTCGCCATCCTGCCGCGCATGGACACCTCCTTCCTGGCCAAGCCGGAATGGGGCGGCATCGGCCTGTCGGCGGTGGGCGGCGTGTGGTCGGTGATCGTGGCGCTGGCCGCCGCCATCGTCACGGTGATCGCCATCAACTTCCGCAGCGTGCCGGAGCTGCGCGCCACCATGACGGCGGGCGCCAACGCCTCGGTGCTGCCGATCCTGTCGGTGGCGAGCCTGGTCGGCTTCGGAGCCATCGTCGCCGCGCTTCCCGCCTTCGCCGACGTGCGCAACTGGGTGCTCGGCATCGGCGGCGGGCCGCTGGTGTCGCTGGCGGTGGCCACCAACATCCTCGCGGCGCTCACCGGCTCGGCCTCGGGCGGCCTCACCATCGCCCTCGACGCCCTGGGGCCCACCTACATGAAGATCGCCCATGAGATCGGCATGGACCCCGCCCTCATGCACCGGGTGGCGGTGATCGGCTCGGGCACCCTCGACAGCCTGCCCCACAACGGCGCGGTGGTGACGCTGCTGTCGGTGTGCGGCGTCACCCACAAGGAAGGCTATCTCGACATCGTCATGGCGGCGGTGGTGGGCGCGCTCATCGCCCTCGCCGCGGTGATCGTGCTCGGCTCCCTGGTCGGCAGCTTCTGA
- the gltS gene encoding sodium/glutamate symporter codes for MPATFQVSGFITFTLAIVVYFIGAGLNGVIAPLRRWNIPEAVTGGILAALATLFAYRALGLAISFDLAARDMLLLYFFTGIGLNARLSDLATGGRPLLILLLLTVVYLAVQNVVAVGSAAALGLPKGIAPLLGSVSLIGGHGTTIAWAPLISERFGLPNALEVGIASATLGLVIASLVGGPVAGILINRFKLSSEELLPPMVGLPDNDVGPEAGKVTYRNILSALLVLNVVILIAYSLEGVVEMTGIKLPLFVVCLLVAIVLTNTLPHAMPRMAWPARTSALALISDLSLKIFLAMSLMSMQLWTLGGLGPALALVLGLQTLVAVAFILFVVFPAMGRNYQAAVLSAGFTGISLGATPTAIANMTAVTRTHGPAPLAFIILPLVSAFFIDIANALAIGFMIR; via the coding sequence ATGCCGGCCACCTTCCAGGTTTCGGGCTTCATCACGTTCACCCTCGCAATCGTGGTGTACTTCATCGGCGCGGGGCTCAACGGCGTGATCGCGCCGCTGCGCCGCTGGAACATTCCGGAGGCGGTCACCGGCGGCATCCTCGCGGCGCTCGCGACCCTCTTCGCCTATCGCGCCCTGGGCCTCGCCATCTCCTTCGACCTTGCGGCACGCGACATGCTGCTGCTCTACTTCTTCACCGGCATCGGCCTCAACGCGCGGCTGTCGGACCTCGCCACCGGCGGGCGGCCGCTGCTGATCCTGCTGCTGCTGACGGTGGTCTACCTTGCCGTGCAGAACGTGGTGGCGGTGGGCAGCGCCGCCGCCCTCGGCCTGCCCAAGGGCATCGCGCCGCTGCTCGGCTCGGTGTCGCTCATCGGCGGCCACGGCACCACCATCGCCTGGGCGCCGCTGATCTCGGAGCGCTTCGGCCTGCCCAACGCGCTGGAGGTGGGCATCGCCAGCGCCACCCTCGGCCTGGTCATCGCCAGCCTCGTGGGCGGTCCGGTGGCCGGCATCCTCATCAACCGCTTCAAGCTGAGCAGCGAGGAGCTGCTGCCGCCCATGGTCGGCCTGCCCGACAACGACGTGGGACCCGAGGCGGGCAAGGTCACCTATCGCAACATCCTGAGCGCGCTGCTGGTGCTCAACGTGGTCATCCTCATCGCCTATTCGCTGGAAGGGGTGGTGGAGATGACCGGCATCAAGCTGCCGCTGTTCGTGGTGTGCCTGCTGGTGGCCATCGTGCTCACCAACACGCTGCCCCACGCCATGCCGCGCATGGCCTGGCCGGCGCGCACGTCGGCGCTGGCGCTGATCTCGGACCTGTCGCTGAAGATCTTCCTCGCCATGTCGCTGATGAGCATGCAGCTGTGGACGCTGGGCGGCCTCGGGCCGGCGCTGGCTTTGGTGCTCGGGCTGCAGACGCTGGTGGCGGTGGCCTTCATCCTGTTCGTGGTGTTCCCGGCCATGGGCCGCAACTACCAGGCGGCGGTGCTCTCCGCCGGCTTCACCGGCATCAGCCTCGGGGCGACGCCCACCGCCATCGCCAACATGACGGCGGTGACGCGCACCCACGGGCCGGCGCCGCTCGCCTTCATCATCCTGCCGCTGGTCTCGGCCTTCTTCATCGACATCGCCAACGCGCTCGCCATCGGCTTCATGATCCGCTAG
- a CDS encoding DUF1254 domain-containing protein — translation MLLPAAFTLVLAAIAHIVSILAMPALAERNAYARLSERTDANVLVLLPDPTPRETALPMMDPAFISAVCLYDLSEGALKVRVPATADYTSVSFYTAEGLAFYALSDQAAGKVIELDLMTASQKAALPEDEEITAADRLVIESPALEGIVAVRAFVRERGMRELVRKQLEAASCSVGG, via the coding sequence CTGCTGCTGCCGGCCGCCTTCACCCTGGTGCTGGCCGCCATCGCCCACATCGTCTCCATCCTGGCCATGCCGGCGCTGGCCGAGCGCAACGCCTATGCGCGCCTGTCCGAGCGCACCGACGCCAACGTGCTGGTGCTGCTGCCGGACCCGACCCCGCGCGAGACCGCACTGCCAATGATGGACCCGGCTTTCATCTCCGCCGTCTGCCTCTACGACCTCTCCGAGGGCGCGCTGAAAGTGCGGGTGCCGGCGACGGCGGATTATACCTCCGTCTCGTTCTACACGGCGGAGGGACTCGCCTTCTATGCGCTGAGCGACCAGGCGGCGGGCAAGGTCATCGAGCTTGATCTGATGACGGCGAGCCAAAAGGCCGCTCTGCCGGAAGACGAGGAAATCACCGCCGCCGACCGCCTCGTCATCGAATCCCCGGCGCTGGAGGGCATCGTGGCGGTGCGGGCCTTCGTGCGCGAGCGGGGCATGCGCGAGCTGGTGCGCAAGCAGCTGGAGGCCGCGAGCTGCTCGGTCGGCGGCTGA
- a CDS encoding DUF1214 domain-containing protein, translated as MRLLPLAFTLLVATMLGLGVTWFSVTHSRGLDVVRSGAWEGWPRAGTVKADPYARAAFARSGELPLELADGLLFLATTDDGGAPLDGRCETRIVGMLPQARLWTLTVMDQDGQLIANDAGRYGFTSAETVYRDDGAIDIRLSPRARPGNWLPTGARPRLKVALRLYDAPFSFTSGAADAGGLPRISREACL; from the coding sequence GTGCGCCTCCTGCCCCTCGCCTTCACGCTTCTCGTCGCCACCATGCTCGGGCTCGGCGTCACGTGGTTTTCCGTGACCCATTCGCGCGGGCTCGACGTGGTGCGTTCCGGCGCATGGGAAGGCTGGCCGCGCGCCGGCACGGTGAAGGCCGACCCCTATGCCCGCGCCGCCTTCGCCCGCTCGGGCGAGCTGCCGCTGGAGCTGGCGGACGGCTTGCTGTTCCTCGCCACCACCGATGACGGGGGCGCGCCGCTGGACGGGCGCTGCGAGACACGCATCGTCGGCATGCTGCCGCAGGCACGGCTGTGGACCCTCACCGTGATGGATCAGGACGGCCAGCTCATCGCCAACGATGCGGGCCGCTACGGCTTCACCAGCGCGGAGACGGTCTATCGCGACGACGGGGCCATTGACATCCGCCTCTCACCCCGCGCCCGCCCGGGCAACTGGCTGCCCACCGGCGCCCGGCCGCGGCTGAAGGTGGCGCTGCGCCTCTACGACGCGCCGTTTTCCTTTACCTCCGGCGCCGCCGATGCGGGCGGCCTGCCGCGCATCAGTCGGGAGGCCTGCCTGTGA
- a CDS encoding acyl-CoA thioesterase has protein sequence MSARARPPLPRLEDFPVKAVDTIRYGDTDKLGHVNNAVFSTFLETGRTRVLLDAGRPIAPAGAGFVIARLVLDYIAEMHWPGQVEIGTGVTAIGRSSVTMRQALFQNGACTATAETVIVLFDMAHRRPLPLPEASRALLGELLPRTGS, from the coding sequence ATGTCCGCCCGCGCAAGGCCCCCTTTGCCGCGCCTGGAGGACTTCCCGGTCAAGGCGGTGGACACCATCCGCTACGGCGACACCGACAAGCTCGGCCACGTGAACAACGCGGTGTTCTCCACCTTCCTGGAAACCGGGCGCACCCGGGTCCTGCTCGATGCCGGCCGGCCGATCGCGCCGGCGGGCGCCGGCTTCGTCATCGCCCGTCTCGTGCTCGACTACATCGCCGAGATGCACTGGCCGGGACAGGTGGAGATCGGCACCGGGGTGACGGCGATCGGGCGGTCCTCGGTGACCATGCGGCAGGCCCTGTTCCAGAACGGCGCCTGCACCGCCACGGCGGAAACCGTGATCGTGTTGTTCGACATGGCGCACCGCCGCCCCCTGCCCCTGCCGGAGGCGAGTCGCGCGCTGCTCGGCGAACTCCTCCCCCGCACCGGGTCCTGA